One window of Neptuniibacter halophilus genomic DNA carries:
- a CDS encoding GGDEF domain-containing protein: protein MTDSRQGKAAQGSTELKRLAEENRILQRYKKDLETLLETTDDFIYIKDRQHKFIYTSSAFSRLTGHASWQDLVGKDDFDIFPAEHAERYFAFEKAVIREGKPLRFHEEPYYDPEGNLCWVTSTKNPVFDESGQVIGLVGISKDITQLKRQKEQMEHLADHDDLTSLLNRRAFFLYGSKLIAAAEREAGRISVLYIDLDRFKQINDQWGHAKGDEVLTCFGELIKACTRESDLTSRFGGDEFVVMLKSASDEQDDTAVPQLVQRLQQAVQAHHAGLMGCGCSVGVAHYNPGETLDQLVNRADKAMYQAKKKTQ, encoded by the coding sequence ATGACAGATAGCAGGCAAGGGAAGGCTGCTCAGGGTAGTACAGAGCTGAAGCGGCTGGCTGAGGAAAACCGCATTCTGCAGCGTTACAAAAAGGATCTGGAAACACTGCTGGAAACAACCGATGACTTTATCTATATCAAAGATCGTCAGCATAAATTTATCTATACCAGCAGCGCTTTTTCGCGCTTGACCGGCCATGCAAGCTGGCAGGATCTGGTGGGCAAGGATGATTTTGATATCTTCCCGGCGGAGCATGCCGAGCGTTATTTCGCTTTTGAAAAGGCGGTGATCCGAGAGGGCAAGCCGCTGCGCTTTCATGAAGAACCCTACTATGACCCGGAAGGTAATCTGTGCTGGGTCACCTCAACCAAAAATCCGGTATTTGATGAATCCGGGCAGGTCATCGGGCTGGTGGGAATCAGCAAGGATATCACTCAGTTGAAGCGGCAAAAGGAGCAGATGGAGCATCTGGCTGACCATGATGATCTGACCTCGTTGCTGAACCGTCGGGCATTTTTTCTTTATGGCTCCAAGTTGATCGCTGCCGCCGAACGGGAAGCCGGGCGTATCAGCGTGCTGTATATTGATCTCGACCGTTTTAAGCAGATCAACGATCAGTGGGGGCATGCAAAGGGAGATGAAGTACTGACCTGTTTCGGCGAGCTGATCAAGGCGTGCACACGCGAATCGGATCTGACCTCGCGTTTTGGCGGCGATGAATTTGTGGTGATGCTGAAATCGGCCTCGGATGAGCAGGATGATACAGCGGTGCCACAGCTTGTTCAGCGTCTGCAACAGGCGGTGCAGGCGCATCACGCGGGGCTGATGGGCTGTGGCTGCAGTGTTGGTGTGGCACATTACAACCCGGGGGAGACGCTGGATCAACTGGTGAACCGCGCGGATAAGGCGATGTATCAGGCGAAGAAAAAAACTCAGTGA
- a CDS encoding class I SAM-dependent methyltransferase: MTGQISQHYQQQLQREQILSRVQQTYPQGPNLYQLAPVDQLHIGGIKASEKLLQRIEQLRPRRILDIGSGTGGLMRLLQSKLDTALVGVDISHELNRLNRDLTALCPEQTSPRLITADAHHLPFADQQFDLILFQHSLLNMPDSRQVLSESRRLLLSDGQLLLHEVLAGDQPEKMRYPVPWARDAAHSHLLSEPRLRKLLQESGFELYQFDDWSAEALAWRQRQSEKEKSQQVQAAPLSPALILGSDFSRMGANVMANLSSGAARVVEVLAQPC, translated from the coding sequence ATGACCGGGCAGATCAGCCAGCACTACCAACAACAGTTGCAGCGTGAACAGATTCTCAGCCGTGTGCAGCAAACTTATCCACAGGGGCCGAATCTTTACCAACTGGCGCCGGTGGATCAACTGCATATTGGTGGCATCAAAGCTTCCGAAAAGCTGCTGCAGCGGATAGAACAGCTCAGACCCCGGCGGATTCTGGACATCGGCTCCGGCACAGGCGGATTAATGCGTCTGCTCCAATCGAAGCTGGATACAGCACTGGTCGGGGTCGATATCAGCCATGAACTGAACAGGCTGAACCGTGACCTTACAGCGCTCTGCCCGGAGCAGACATCTCCCCGCCTGATCACCGCCGATGCTCATCACCTGCCGTTTGCCGATCAGCAGTTTGATCTGATTCTGTTTCAGCACAGCCTGCTGAATATGCCGGACAGCCGTCAGGTACTCAGCGAGTCGCGCCGCTTACTGCTCAGTGACGGTCAGTTGCTGCTACATGAGGTACTCGCCGGCGATCAGCCGGAAAAGATGCGCTATCCGGTCCCCTGGGCCCGTGACGCCGCTCACTCCCACCTGCTCAGCGAACCCCGGTTGCGTAAGCTGTTACAGGAAAGTGGTTTTGAGCTTTATCAGTTTGATGACTGGTCTGCAGAGGCACTGGCCTGGCGCCAGCGGCAATCCGAAAAGGAGAAGAGCCAGCAGGTTCAGGCGGCGCCACTATCTCCGGCACTGATTCTGGGGTCTGATTTTTCCCGGATGGGGGCGAATGTCATGGCGAACCTCAGCAGTGGTGCCGCCCGGGTAGTCGAGGTGCTGGCACAGCCGTGCTGA
- a CDS encoding AMP-binding protein: MSKLPSYTSGTSTKPLIGMTIGDKFDQIANTYPDNDALIVRHQGIRLTYAQLKEKVDQAARAFLAIGVKRGDRVGMWSPNCAQWTITQFATAKVGAILVNVNPAYRLHELEYAMNQSEARFLVTADSFKSSNYTAMLFDLAPELHDSAEGELKSKKLPHLEGVINLADEKHAGMWRWDDFVEMADKIDVSQLQRVQGELQFDDPINIQYTSGTTGFPKGAALSHHNILNNGYFVAESMNFTEKDRLVIPVPLYHCFGMVMGNLGCMTHGATMIYPDEGFEPKSVLQAVSEERATALYGVPTMFIAEMDDPDFDQYDVSSLRTGIMAGSICPAEVMKAVNSKLHMKEVQIAYGMTETSPVSTQTAADDPFEKQVTTVGRTQPHLETKIVDPASGNVVPRGEVGELCTRGYSVMLKYWNNPEATANSIDEGGWMHTGDLATMDEEGYIQIVGRIKDMVIRGGENVYPKEIEEFLYTHPSISDVQVTGVPDKKYGEELIAWVKLSPGAEEVTEEDLKAFCKGKITHFKIPRYFKFTDEFPMTVTGKIQKFKMREISIQELGLED, encoded by the coding sequence ATGAGCAAACTCCCTAGCTACACCAGCGGTACCAGCACCAAGCCACTGATCGGCATGACCATCGGTGACAAATTTGACCAGATTGCCAACACTTACCCGGATAACGATGCCCTGATCGTGCGACATCAGGGTATCCGCCTGACTTACGCTCAGCTAAAAGAGAAAGTCGATCAGGCTGCGCGTGCTTTCCTCGCGATCGGTGTTAAACGCGGTGATCGCGTCGGCATGTGGTCGCCTAACTGCGCCCAGTGGACCATCACCCAGTTTGCCACCGCCAAAGTCGGTGCGATTCTGGTGAACGTCAACCCGGCCTACCGTCTGCACGAGCTGGAGTACGCGATGAACCAGTCGGAAGCCCGTTTTCTGGTGACCGCCGACAGTTTCAAAAGCTCCAACTACACCGCCATGCTGTTCGATCTGGCACCGGAGCTGCATGACTCCGCCGAAGGCGAGCTGAAATCGAAAAAGCTGCCGCACCTCGAAGGGGTGATCAATCTGGCAGATGAGAAACACGCCGGCATGTGGCGCTGGGACGATTTCGTCGAGATGGCAGATAAGATCGACGTCTCTCAGTTGCAGCGGGTTCAGGGCGAACTGCAGTTCGACGACCCGATCAACATCCAGTACACCTCCGGCACCACCGGTTTCCCGAAAGGTGCCGCCCTGTCGCACCATAACATTCTGAATAACGGTTACTTTGTTGCCGAGAGCATGAACTTCACCGAGAAAGATCGTCTGGTGATTCCGGTTCCCCTGTACCACTGTTTCGGCATGGTAATGGGCAATCTTGGCTGTATGACTCACGGCGCGACCATGATCTACCCGGATGAAGGTTTTGAGCCAAAATCTGTCCTGCAGGCGGTGTCTGAAGAACGTGCGACCGCGCTGTACGGCGTACCGACCATGTTTATCGCCGAGATGGATGACCCGGACTTCGATCAGTACGACGTTTCCAGCCTGCGCACCGGGATTATGGCCGGCTCCATCTGCCCGGCGGAGGTGATGAAAGCAGTCAACTCCAAGCTGCACATGAAGGAGGTTCAGATCGCCTACGGTATGACTGAAACCAGCCCGGTATCCACCCAGACCGCTGCCGATGATCCGTTCGAAAAGCAGGTCACCACCGTCGGCCGCACTCAGCCGCATCTGGAAACCAAGATCGTTGATCCGGCTTCCGGCAACGTGGTACCACGCGGCGAAGTGGGCGAACTCTGCACCCGTGGCTACAGCGTGATGCTGAAGTACTGGAACAACCCGGAAGCAACGGCCAACTCAATTGATGAGGGCGGCTGGATGCACACCGGCGATCTGGCAACGATGGATGAAGAGGGTTATATCCAGATCGTTGGCCGTATCAAAGATATGGTGATCCGTGGCGGTGAAAATGTCTATCCGAAAGAGATCGAAGAGTTTCTCTACACTCATCCGTCCATCTCCGATGTTCAGGTGACCGGAGTACCGGATAAGAAGTACGGTGAAGAACTGATCGCCTGGGTGAAACTGTCGCCGGGTGCTGAAGAGGTTACCGAAGAGGACCTGAAAGCGTTCTGTAAAGGTAAGATCACCCACTTCAAGATTCCGCGTTACTTCAAGTTTACCGATGAGTTCCCGATGACGGTGACCGGTAAGATCCAGAAGTTCAAAATGCGTGAGATCTCCATACAGGAGCTGGGGCTGGAGGATTGA
- a CDS encoding peroxidase-related enzyme (This protein belongs to a clade of uncharacterized proteins related to peroxidases such as the alkylhydroperoxidase AhpD.): MKSQPDHITALDLPIPEHDQLSPEFQKYFSVCEEKLGMVPNVLKAYSQNQAQLDVFSRIYNEMMFGESGLSVLEKEMIAVAVSSSNGCYYCQVAHGAAVRGYSGEPMLGELMVMNYRAAELSERHRAMLDFAVKLTETPNQIVEQDRQALRDVGFSEQDIWDIANIAGFYNMTNRVASAVDMQPNPEYHSQNR; this comes from the coding sequence ATGAAGTCACAACCCGACCATATTACGGCACTGGATCTGCCCATTCCTGAGCATGACCAGTTGTCACCCGAGTTTCAGAAATACTTCTCCGTCTGCGAGGAGAAACTCGGCATGGTGCCGAACGTACTCAAAGCCTACAGCCAGAATCAGGCTCAGCTGGATGTGTTTTCACGCATCTACAACGAGATGATGTTTGGCGAGAGCGGGCTCAGCGTGCTGGAAAAAGAGATGATCGCGGTTGCGGTCTCCTCCAGTAATGGCTGCTACTACTGTCAGGTCGCCCACGGTGCTGCAGTACGTGGCTACTCCGGCGAACCCATGCTGGGAGAACTGATGGTGATGAACTATCGGGCCGCCGAGCTTTCCGAGCGCCACCGCGCCATGCTCGATTTTGCGGTCAAACTCACCGAAACCCCGAACCAGATCGTTGAACAGGACCGTCAGGCGCTGCGCGATGTGGGCTTCAGTGAGCAGGATATCTGGGATATCGCCAACATTGCCGGTTTCTACAACATGACCAACCGCGTTGCCAGCGCGGTGGATATGCAGCCGAATCCGGAGTATCACAGCCAGAACCGATAA
- a CDS encoding hydroxymethylglutaryl-CoA lyase, which produces MAFPEQVRIVEVGPRDGLQNEPGEIIPTAIKVELINRLADAGLSYVESASFVSPKWVPQMGDAHEVLAGIQRKPGVTYAALTPNLKGLEGAIAAGADEVAVFSAASEAFTRKNINCSIKESLERFAPVIEMAQENGIRVRGYVSTVLGCPYDGEIAPQQVAAVCADMRAMGCYEISLGDTVGVGTPLKAKRMLEAVSREVPMEQLAAHFHDTYGQALANLYAVIEEGVAVVDTSVAGLGGCPYAKGASGNVATEDVLYMLNGLGIKTGIDIEKLVATSHWITRQLGRSNGSKVALAMGCE; this is translated from the coding sequence ATGGCCTTTCCGGAACAGGTCCGGATTGTGGAGGTCGGTCCCCGCGACGGCCTCCAGAATGAACCGGGCGAGATCATCCCTACCGCAATCAAGGTTGAGCTGATCAACCGACTGGCGGACGCCGGGCTGAGCTACGTCGAATCAGCCAGTTTCGTTTCCCCGAAGTGGGTACCGCAGATGGGCGACGCCCATGAAGTACTCGCCGGTATTCAGCGTAAACCGGGCGTCACTTACGCTGCGCTGACGCCTAACCTGAAAGGCCTTGAAGGCGCAATTGCAGCCGGTGCCGATGAGGTGGCGGTGTTCAGTGCGGCTTCCGAGGCGTTCACCCGGAAAAATATCAACTGCTCCATCAAAGAGAGTCTGGAGCGTTTTGCACCGGTGATCGAGATGGCGCAGGAAAACGGAATCCGCGTGCGTGGTTATGTTTCCACCGTACTGGGCTGCCCCTATGATGGTGAGATTGCCCCGCAGCAGGTCGCCGCAGTGTGCGCCGATATGCGGGCGATGGGCTGCTACGAAATCTCTCTGGGTGATACCGTGGGTGTCGGCACCCCGCTGAAAGCGAAGCGGATGCTTGAAGCGGTCAGCCGTGAAGTGCCCATGGAGCAGTTGGCAGCGCATTTCCACGACACCTATGGACAGGCACTGGCCAACCTCTATGCAGTAATCGAAGAGGGGGTGGCGGTGGTGGATACCTCCGTTGCCGGTCTGGGCGGTTGTCCGTATGCGAAAGGTGCTTCCGGCAATGTCGCCACCGAGGATGTACTCTATATGCTCAACGGGCTCGGCATTAAAACCGGAATCGATATTGAAAAGCTGGTCGCGACCAGTCACTGGATCACCCGGCAGTTGGGGCGCAGTAACGGCTCCAAAGTCGCCCTGGCGATGGGCTGCGAATAA
- a CDS encoding acetyl/propionyl/methylcrotonyl-CoA carboxylase subunit alpha, protein MFSKILIANRGEIACRVIQTAHRLGIKCIAVYSEADANARHVAMADEAFLLGPAPSSESYLRADKIIAICKQSGAQAVHPGYGFLSENTGFAEALEANGITFIGPPSSAIAAMGSKSAAKEIMSHANVPLVPGYHGEDQDPALLKAESQKCGYPQLLKAVAGGGGKGMRVVSSLEEFDEALVSACREAQNAFGNPDMLIERYLTQPRHVEIQVFCDQHGNGIYLAERDCSVQRRHQKVIEEAPAPGLSEETRKAMGEAAVRAAKAIDYVGAGTVEFLYDVDGSFYFMEMNTRLQVEHPVTEMITGLDLVEWQLRIAAGSELPITQEQLKIRGHALEARIYAEDPDNDFLPATGTLKYLQTPAENAHVRVDTGVIQGDEVSVYYDPMIAKLIVWDENREAAINRMVQALEEYRIAGLKTNTRFLRNLADAAPFRDQELDTGFIEKHRELLFPAPQLDNQFCLVMAAAFFLETAKAGDTIRGDRHSPFSAQNGWRLNSAYARPMKLIENETQHELSILEQQGEYEISVDDASYRVSATLQGDALNVIINGHRLTVHCFQDGDNLTLFHSGDQFHCRQHRETFSESEQSGDASLAAPMNGAVVAVLVEKGQQVSAGQTLVVMEAMKMEHSISAPHDGVVTDVFYAEGDLVNEGSELIALESSDEEAA, encoded by the coding sequence ATGTTTAGTAAAATTCTGATTGCGAACCGCGGTGAGATTGCCTGCCGCGTTATCCAGACCGCACACCGTCTGGGTATTAAATGTATCGCTGTTTATTCCGAAGCCGACGCTAACGCCCGTCACGTTGCGATGGCTGATGAAGCCTTCCTGCTGGGCCCTGCACCGAGCAGCGAAAGTTACCTGCGCGCCGATAAGATTATCGCGATCTGCAAACAGTCCGGCGCCCAGGCGGTGCACCCGGGCTACGGTTTCCTCTCTGAGAACACCGGCTTTGCCGAAGCCCTCGAGGCCAATGGCATCACCTTTATTGGCCCGCCTTCCTCCGCCATTGCGGCGATGGGTTCCAAGTCGGCGGCGAAGGAGATCATGTCTCACGCCAACGTGCCTCTGGTACCGGGCTATCATGGCGAAGATCAGGATCCGGCCCTGCTCAAAGCTGAATCCCAGAAATGCGGTTATCCACAATTGCTGAAAGCGGTCGCTGGCGGCGGCGGTAAAGGGATGCGGGTTGTCTCCTCTCTGGAAGAGTTTGACGAAGCACTGGTCTCCGCCTGCCGTGAAGCCCAGAATGCGTTCGGTAACCCGGATATGCTGATTGAGCGCTACCTGACCCAGCCACGTCACGTGGAGATTCAGGTGTTCTGCGACCAGCATGGCAACGGCATCTATCTGGCGGAGCGCGACTGCTCTGTGCAGCGCCGTCACCAGAAAGTAATTGAAGAAGCACCCGCGCCCGGCCTCTCTGAAGAGACCCGAAAAGCCATGGGTGAAGCTGCCGTACGTGCCGCCAAAGCAATCGATTACGTCGGTGCCGGTACCGTGGAGTTCCTCTACGATGTGGACGGCTCCTTCTACTTTATGGAGATGAACACACGTCTGCAGGTAGAACACCCGGTAACGGAAATGATCACCGGCCTCGATCTGGTTGAATGGCAACTGCGTATCGCCGCTGGCAGTGAACTGCCGATCACGCAGGAACAGTTGAAGATCCGCGGTCATGCGCTGGAAGCCCGTATCTACGCCGAAGACCCGGACAACGATTTCCTGCCGGCAACAGGCACACTGAAATACCTGCAGACCCCGGCTGAAAACGCCCATGTGCGCGTTGACACCGGCGTGATTCAGGGTGATGAAGTTAGCGTTTACTATGACCCGATGATCGCCAAACTGATCGTCTGGGATGAGAACCGCGAAGCAGCCATCAACCGTATGGTTCAGGCGCTGGAGGAGTACCGTATCGCCGGTCTCAAGACCAACACCCGGTTCCTGCGCAATCTGGCCGATGCCGCCCCGTTCCGCGATCAGGAGCTGGATACCGGCTTTATCGAAAAACACCGTGAGTTGCTGTTCCCGGCGCCGCAACTGGATAACCAGTTCTGTCTGGTGATGGCGGCCGCGTTCTTCCTCGAAACAGCCAAAGCGGGCGATACCATTCGCGGCGACCGCCACTCACCGTTCTCTGCGCAGAACGGCTGGCGTCTGAACTCCGCCTACGCCCGGCCGATGAAACTGATCGAGAACGAAACCCAGCATGAGCTGAGCATTCTTGAGCAGCAGGGTGAATACGAAATCAGCGTCGATGATGCCAGCTACCGGGTCAGCGCGACCCTGCAGGGTGATGCGCTGAACGTGATCATCAACGGTCACCGCCTGACAGTGCACTGCTTCCAGGATGGCGACAACCTGACCCTGTTCCACAGCGGTGATCAGTTCCACTGCCGTCAGCACCGCGAAACCTTCAGCGAATCGGAGCAATCCGGCGATGCTTCTCTGGCCGCGCCGATGAACGGTGCCGTGGTCGCAGTACTGGTGGAAAAAGGCCAGCAGGTCAGCGCCGGTCAGACTCTTGTGGTCATGGAAGCGATGAAGATGGAACACAGCATCTCCGCGCCCCATGACGGTGTTGTCACCGACGTGTTCTATGCCGAAGGCGATCTGGTGAATGAAGGCTCCGAGCTGATTGCACTGGAAAGCTCCGACGAGGAGGCTGCGTAA
- a CDS encoding enoyl-CoA hydratase/isomerase family protein, with the protein MSNQFVLLEKDSRGVAQLIINRPEVHNAFDDDVIEQLISRLEACDQDPDVRVLVLRSNGKNFSAGADLAWMKRMAQNSYQENLQDAGRLAVLMERLNSLSKPTIALVQGAAYGGAVGLAACCDIVIASEASQFCLSEVKIGLIPAVISPYVVRAIGERQSRRYFVTAEAFSATQARDFGLVHEVVADVEMLDDACNRMIDQLRRNSPQGMHAAKELIFAVSGKVIDQDVIDDTARRIAEIRVSSEGQEGLGSFLQKRKPNWIQE; encoded by the coding sequence ATGTCGAATCAATTTGTACTACTGGAAAAAGACAGTCGCGGCGTTGCCCAGCTGATCATTAACCGTCCCGAGGTTCACAACGCCTTTGACGATGATGTGATTGAGCAACTGATCAGCCGGCTCGAAGCCTGCGATCAGGACCCGGACGTGCGTGTACTGGTGCTGCGTTCCAACGGCAAAAACTTCTCCGCCGGAGCTGATCTGGCCTGGATGAAGCGGATGGCTCAGAACAGCTATCAGGAAAACCTGCAGGACGCCGGTCGTCTTGCGGTGTTGATGGAGCGTCTGAACAGCCTGTCGAAACCGACCATCGCACTGGTTCAGGGTGCCGCTTACGGCGGTGCCGTGGGTCTGGCGGCCTGCTGCGATATCGTGATCGCCTCTGAAGCCAGCCAGTTCTGCCTGAGTGAGGTCAAGATCGGCCTGATTCCTGCGGTGATCTCCCCTTATGTGGTGCGTGCCATCGGGGAACGTCAGTCGCGTCGCTACTTTGTGACGGCTGAAGCGTTCTCTGCCACACAAGCCCGCGATTTCGGTCTGGTGCATGAGGTGGTCGCCGATGTGGAGATGCTCGACGACGCCTGCAACCGCATGATCGATCAGTTGCGCCGTAACAGCCCGCAGGGGATGCACGCCGCCAAAGAGCTGATCTTCGCGGTCAGCGGCAAGGTGATCGATCAGGATGTGATCGACGACACCGCACGCCGGATCGCAGAGATCCGCGTCAGCAGCGAAGGTCAGGAGGGATTGGGTTCCTTCCTGCAGAAGCGCAAGCCAAACTGGATTCAGGAGTAA
- a CDS encoding carboxyl transferase domain-containing protein — MAVLQTKINPRAEEFLSNHESMAEAVNDLRDKVGTIEQGGGPKYQERHLSRGKLLPRERVNALLDEGSPFMELSQLAAYKVYDDVIPAAGIIAGVGRVSGQECMIIANDATVKGGTYYPLTVKKHLRAQEIAEQNHLPCIYLVDSGGANLPQQDDVFPDRDHFGRIFYNQARMSAKGIPQIAVVMGLCTAGGAYVPAMADESIIVRNQGTIFLAGPPLVKAATGEVVSAEDLGGADVHCKVSGVADHYAENDAHALQIARTCVANLNRRKQLDLDIREPKEPLYSPDEIYGIVGTDLKKPFDVREIIARIVDGSEFDEFKKMYGTTLVTGFAHIHGYPVGIIANNGILFGDSAQKGAHFIELCCQRKIPLLFLQNITGFMVGQKAESEGIAKHGAKMVTAVACADVPKLTVLIGGSFGAGNYGMCGRAYSPNFLWMWPNARISVMGGEQAAGVLATVKRDNMDRMGQEWSADEEAEFKKPVIETYEHQGHPYYASARLWDDGVIDPAQTRDVIGMGLSAALNKPIGDTKFGVFRM; from the coding sequence ATGGCCGTTCTGCAAACAAAAATAAATCCACGCGCAGAAGAGTTCCTCAGTAACCATGAATCGATGGCAGAAGCCGTTAATGACCTGCGCGACAAGGTCGGCACCATCGAACAGGGTGGTGGCCCTAAATATCAGGAGCGTCACCTGTCCCGCGGTAAACTGCTGCCACGGGAGCGAGTCAACGCCCTGCTGGATGAAGGCTCCCCGTTTATGGAGCTGTCCCAGTTGGCTGCCTATAAGGTCTACGATGATGTGATTCCCGCTGCCGGTATTATCGCCGGGGTTGGCCGCGTCAGCGGTCAGGAGTGCATGATCATCGCTAACGATGCCACCGTAAAAGGTGGTACCTACTATCCCCTGACTGTGAAAAAACACCTCCGTGCTCAGGAGATCGCCGAGCAGAATCACCTGCCCTGCATCTATCTGGTGGATTCCGGCGGTGCCAACCTGCCACAGCAGGATGACGTATTCCCGGATCGCGACCACTTCGGTCGGATCTTCTATAACCAGGCGCGCATGTCGGCTAAAGGTATTCCGCAGATCGCGGTGGTGATGGGCCTTTGTACCGCAGGCGGTGCTTATGTGCCGGCGATGGCTGACGAATCGATCATCGTCCGTAATCAGGGCACCATCTTCCTCGCAGGCCCACCGCTGGTAAAAGCCGCGACCGGTGAGGTGGTCTCTGCTGAAGATCTGGGCGGTGCCGATGTGCACTGTAAAGTCTCCGGTGTAGCCGACCATTATGCCGAAAACGATGCCCACGCCCTGCAGATTGCCCGCACCTGCGTGGCGAATCTGAACCGCCGTAAACAACTTGATCTGGATATCCGTGAGCCGAAAGAACCGCTCTACAGCCCGGATGAGATCTACGGCATTGTCGGTACTGATCTGAAGAAGCCATTTGATGTGCGCGAGATCATCGCCCGTATCGTCGATGGCTCCGAATTCGACGAATTTAAAAAGATGTACGGCACCACGCTGGTGACCGGTTTTGCCCATATCCACGGTTACCCGGTGGGTATTATTGCCAACAACGGCATCCTCTTTGGTGACTCCGCGCAGAAAGGCGCGCACTTTATCGAGCTTTGCTGCCAGCGCAAGATCCCGCTGCTGTTCCTGCAGAATATCACCGGCTTTATGGTCGGCCAGAAAGCGGAGTCCGAAGGGATCGCCAAACACGGCGCGAAGATGGTGACCGCTGTAGCCTGTGCCGATGTACCTAAACTGACCGTACTGATCGGTGGCTCCTTCGGTGCCGGTAACTACGGTATGTGTGGCCGCGCTTACAGCCCGAACTTCCTCTGGATGTGGCCGAATGCCCGGATCTCGGTCATGGGTGGTGAACAGGCGGCGGGCGTACTGGCCACGGTGAAACGTGACAACATGGATCGCATGGGCCAGGAATGGTCTGCCGATGAAGAAGCTGAATTCAAAAAACCTGTGATCGAAACCTATGAACATCAGGGTCACCCTTACTACGCCAGTGCGCGTCTGTGGGATGACGGTGTTATCGATCCGGCCCAGACCCGCGACGTGATCGGCATGGGTCTGTCTGCTGCCCTCAACAAACCGATCGGCGACACCAAATTCGGTGTCTTCCGCATGTAA
- a CDS encoding isovaleryl-CoA dehydrogenase encodes MISQYSGLNFGLGETIDMLREQINSFASQEIAPRAEEIDQKNEFPNDLWRKFGDMGLLGITVKEEYGGVDMGYLAHVIAMEEISRASASVGLSYGAHSNLCVNQIHRNGTEEQKHKYLPKLISGEHIGALAMSEPNAGSDVVSMKLTARDNGDHFLLNGNKMWITNGPDANTYVIYAKTDTSAGPRGITAFIVERDFPGFSRHQKLDKLGMRGSNTCELVFEDCPVPKENILGELNGGVKVLMSGLDYERLVLAGGPLGIMEAAMDIAVPYIRDRKQFGQAIGEFELVQGKIADMYTLMNASKCYTYNVAQAAMRGETSRKDCAGVILYTAETATKMALDAIQLLGGNGYINEFPTGRLLRDAKLYEIGAGTSEIRRMLIGRELFLNK; translated from the coding sequence ATGATCTCACAATACTCCGGACTGAACTTTGGACTTGGCGAAACCATCGACATGCTGCGCGAGCAGATTAACAGCTTCGCCTCTCAGGAAATCGCACCGCGTGCTGAAGAGATTGACCAGAAAAACGAATTCCCTAATGACCTGTGGCGTAAGTTCGGCGACATGGGCCTGCTCGGCATCACCGTTAAGGAAGAGTACGGCGGTGTAGACATGGGCTACCTGGCACACGTCATTGCCATGGAAGAGATCAGCCGTGCCTCTGCGTCTGTTGGCCTCTCCTACGGTGCGCACTCCAACCTCTGTGTTAACCAGATCCACCGTAACGGTACTGAAGAGCAGAAACATAAATACCTGCCGAAGCTAATCAGCGGTGAGCATATCGGCGCACTGGCGATGTCTGAGCCAAATGCCGGTTCCGATGTGGTCTCCATGAAACTGACTGCCCGTGATAACGGCGACCACTTCCTGCTGAACGGCAACAAGATGTGGATCACCAACGGTCCCGATGCCAACACTTACGTGATCTACGCTAAAACCGACACCAGCGCCGGCCCTCGCGGTATTACTGCGTTTATTGTAGAACGCGATTTCCCGGGCTTCTCCCGTCATCAGAAACTGGACAAGCTGGGTATGCGCGGCTCCAACACCTGTGAACTGGTGTTTGAAGACTGCCCGGTACCTAAAGAGAACATCCTCGGTGAGCTGAACGGTGGCGTGAAGGTACTGATGTCGGGTCTCGACTACGAACGTCTGGTACTGGCCGGTGGCCCGCTGGGTATCATGGAAGCGGCGATGGATATCGCCGTACCTTATATCCGCGACCGTAAACAGTTTGGTCAGGCGATCGGCGAATTTGAGCTGGTACAGGGCAAGATTGCCGATATGTACACCCTGATGAACGCTTCTAAATGCTACACCTACAACGTTGCTCAGGCAGCGATGCGCGGTGAAACCAGCCGTAAAGACTGTGCCGGTGTGATTCTTTACACCGCCGAAACCGCGACCAAGATGGCACTGGACGCAATCCAGTTGCTCGGTGGTAACGGTTACATCAACGAATTCCCGACAGGCCGTCTGCTGCGTGATGCCAAGCTGTATGAGATTGGCGCCGGTACCTCCGAGATCCGCCGCATGCTGATCGGCCGCGAACTGTTCCTGAACAAGTGA